A window of Lysobacter terrestris contains these coding sequences:
- a CDS encoding sensor histidine kinase — protein MKALRSFTGTLSTSTRLALAVMGSFLLAFVLLGGGVYYAVSTLLLHDARELVRTDAAGLLDLYREDGYRALRDELQRRQAAPEDPDAVYALVSAQGRLLVGNVVPPRLATHARWLEYGETQASDDGNGAALRVIAYEQRLADGGRLLTGLRLRSQDRFLGLMQRTALVAFVFAATLGALVGWLTSRWVSRRLRSLDATAERVGGGELTLRAPLDHSDDAFDRLARRFNGMLDRIEELLGGVRHATDHIAHDLRTPLTRLRNRLEELRQQPAAPSQRAALDGAVAETDQLLQSFGALLRLARIEAQGPAPDDPVVDLRGLVADAVELYAPSAAERGVRVRADLRPARVRGDRDQLFQAVVNLLDNAVKYAPAASEVDVSLRADAEGVALLVDDCGPGVPEADRERVFDRFQRLESHRGSPGVGLGLSLVRAIAQRHGGRILLLGRTPGLRAQVILPAVRDGEVS, from the coding sequence ATGAAGGCACTCCGATCGTTCACAGGCACGCTTTCCACCAGCACGCGGCTGGCGCTGGCGGTGATGGGGTCGTTCCTGCTGGCCTTCGTGCTGCTGGGCGGTGGCGTCTACTACGCGGTGTCGACCCTGCTGCTGCACGACGCGCGCGAACTGGTGCGCACCGACGCGGCCGGGCTGCTCGACCTGTACCGCGAAGACGGCTACCGCGCCCTGCGCGACGAGCTGCAGCGCCGCCAGGCGGCGCCGGAGGATCCCGACGCGGTGTATGCGCTCGTGTCGGCGCAGGGACGCCTGCTGGTCGGCAACGTGGTGCCGCCGCGGCTGGCGACGCACGCGCGCTGGCTCGAATACGGCGAGACGCAGGCGAGCGACGATGGCAATGGCGCGGCGTTGCGGGTGATCGCCTACGAACAGCGCCTGGCCGATGGCGGGCGGCTGCTGACGGGATTGCGCCTGCGCTCGCAGGACCGGTTCCTGGGGCTGATGCAGCGCACCGCGCTGGTGGCGTTCGTGTTCGCGGCCACCCTCGGCGCCCTGGTCGGCTGGCTGACCTCGCGCTGGGTGTCGCGGCGCCTGCGCAGCCTGGATGCGACCGCGGAACGCGTGGGCGGTGGCGAACTGACCCTGCGCGCGCCGCTCGATCACAGCGACGATGCCTTCGACCGGCTCGCGCGCCGCTTCAACGGCATGCTCGACCGCATCGAGGAACTACTCGGCGGCGTGCGCCACGCCACCGACCACATCGCCCACGACCTGCGCACGCCGCTGACGCGCCTGCGCAACCGGCTGGAGGAATTGCGCCAGCAGCCCGCCGCTCCGTCGCAGCGCGCCGCGCTGGATGGCGCCGTCGCGGAAACCGACCAGTTGCTGCAATCCTTCGGCGCGCTGCTGCGCTTGGCGCGCATCGAGGCGCAGGGGCCTGCGCCGGACGATCCGGTCGTCGACCTGCGCGGGCTGGTGGCGGATGCCGTGGAGCTGTATGCACCCAGCGCGGCCGAACGCGGTGTCCGCGTGCGCGCCGACCTGCGACCCGCCCGCGTGCGCGGCGACCGCGACCAGCTCTTCCAGGCCGTGGTCAACCTGCTCGACAACGCGGTCAAGTACGCACCGGCCGCCAGCGAGGTGGACGTCTCGCTGCGCGCGGACGCCGAGGGCGTGGCACTGCTGGTCGACGATTGCGGCCCAGGCGTCCCCGAGGCCGACCGCGAGCGCGTTTTCGATCGCTTCCAGCGCCTGGAGAGCCATCGCGGGTCGCCCGGTGTCGGCCTGGGACTGAGCCTGGTACGCGCGATCGCGCAGCGCCACGGCGGCCGCATCCTGCTGCTGGGACGAACGCCGGGACTGCGGGCGCAGGTGATCCTGCCCGCCGTGCGCGACGGCGAAGTTTCATAA